A window of Candidatus Vicinibacter proximus contains these coding sequences:
- a CDS encoding LPS-assembly protein LptD, whose amino-acid sequence MFYLLSVISAQDSRVKPLQIDSSSADSLILRDFKLFSVSKDSIEEPVDYQAKDSIVFDYNNKWIHLYGEASVKYQTMTLKADYIRIDMNSSIAYAEPLTDSLGQKTGIPKFADGSQSFDAQKIRYNFKSRKGIITQIVTKETDIYIHGETTKFISKQSAGSNGDDIIYNKNGIFTTCDSPEPHFGIYSNKQKIIPNKLIIIGPSIVKIKGIPTPPFMLPFGFFPISKDRSSGLIFPRNYDYDPRYGFGLREIGYYFPINDFLDLKLLTDIWFKGSLRILTSGNYNKKYKYNGSFSLEYSNLKERIPNDYRTITKMPLRLTWRHAQAQTAHPYRSFSGDVNISTGSFDRVVFQDARNRLNSQLRSNLTYNYQFPNSPFSLIATFNHDQNLNTGIINMTLPQLDVRMRPITPFKNNKKISAEPNWYERINLNYNSSLSNRFSTLDTNLFKQSTLDTMQYGVKHTANMDASFRILKYFSLTPGLNYYEEWFNKKRELTLLDTLIIRKDANGNTIDTIFGLEQNKVQRGFYAYRNISANLNLSTQIYGQVLSKKGWFRGIRHVIAPSLNASFAPDYSKAPFNYTKYVDTDTRAEKNIPKKYLIYQGSPFGTSNPPAENFQINYSVNNRVELKYYSKKDSSFKKIPIIENFSFGGNYNVFADSFKLSNISGVGRNSIFKGLTTFTYSITVDPYQRILVGNTEVRKNAYLLNTDKKLFNVVSASFGIVNSATVGQIFRLLVKQKPVADGLPSLESMLETFSLNHNMQYSFVRQTNGRDTIKLDYNSISTSGNIPITKNWSARIGQIGYDFLRKAPTYPDFGLVRNLHCWTMEFQYYPQSRAFSFFIGVRPGSLDFIKIPNNQNITGGR is encoded by the coding sequence ATGTTTTATTTACTCTCCGTTATCTCTGCCCAGGATAGCCGGGTAAAACCTCTACAGATTGATTCAAGCAGTGCGGATTCTCTCATTCTCAGAGACTTTAAATTATTTTCTGTCTCTAAAGATTCTATTGAGGAACCCGTGGATTATCAGGCCAAAGACAGCATCGTTTTTGACTATAACAACAAATGGATTCACCTATATGGTGAGGCCTCTGTAAAATACCAAACCATGACGCTCAAGGCGGATTACATCCGAATTGACATGAACTCAAGTATAGCTTATGCAGAACCGCTCACAGACAGTCTGGGACAAAAAACAGGGATACCAAAATTTGCAGACGGCAGTCAATCTTTTGATGCTCAAAAAATTCGTTATAATTTCAAATCCAGAAAAGGGATCATTACGCAAATCGTTACAAAAGAAACAGATATTTATATCCATGGAGAAACCACAAAGTTTATTTCAAAACAATCTGCTGGATCTAATGGAGACGATATAATCTACAATAAAAATGGAATTTTTACCACTTGTGACAGTCCTGAGCCTCATTTTGGTATTTACAGCAATAAACAAAAAATCATTCCGAATAAACTCATTATCATTGGTCCATCCATTGTTAAAATCAAAGGAATACCCACCCCTCCATTTATGTTGCCTTTTGGTTTTTTCCCAATCTCCAAAGACAGAAGTTCAGGTTTAATTTTTCCAAGAAATTATGATTATGATCCTCGATATGGATTTGGGTTGAGAGAAATCGGTTACTATTTTCCAATAAATGATTTCCTTGATTTAAAATTACTTACGGACATTTGGTTTAAGGGTTCATTGAGAATTTTAACATCCGGCAACTACAACAAAAAATATAAATACAATGGGAGTTTTAGCTTGGAATATTCTAATTTGAAAGAGAGAATTCCAAATGATTACAGAACAATTACAAAAATGCCCTTGCGCCTCACATGGCGTCACGCACAGGCACAAACTGCTCATCCTTACAGAAGCTTTTCGGGTGATGTAAATATTTCAACGGGATCATTTGACCGTGTTGTATTTCAGGATGCAAGAAACAGATTGAACAGCCAGCTCCGATCCAATCTTACCTACAATTACCAATTTCCTAATTCACCTTTTTCATTGATAGCCACCTTCAATCATGACCAAAACCTGAATACCGGAATCATCAACATGACCTTACCTCAATTAGACGTAAGAATGAGACCGATTACTCCCTTTAAAAATAATAAAAAAATTAGTGCAGAACCCAATTGGTATGAACGCATCAACCTCAATTATAACTCAAGTCTTTCAAATCGATTCAGCACTTTGGACACTAATCTTTTTAAACAAAGTACACTGGACACTATGCAATATGGGGTAAAACATACCGCAAACATGGATGCCTCATTCAGGATATTAAAGTACTTCAGTCTAACTCCTGGCTTAAATTATTATGAAGAGTGGTTTAATAAAAAAAGAGAATTAACGCTCCTGGATACCCTAATTATCCGCAAGGATGCGAATGGAAATACTATCGATACTATTTTCGGTTTGGAACAAAATAAAGTGCAGAGAGGTTTTTATGCATACCGTAACATCTCCGCTAATCTAAATCTCAGCACCCAAATCTATGGTCAGGTTCTTTCAAAAAAAGGTTGGTTCCGCGGAATTCGTCACGTAATTGCACCAAGCTTAAATGCGAGCTTTGCACCGGACTACAGCAAAGCACCATTTAACTATACCAAATATGTGGATACAGATACAAGAGCTGAAAAAAATATTCCAAAAAAATATTTGATTTATCAGGGAAGTCCTTTTGGAACAAGTAATCCTCCTGCCGAAAATTTTCAAATTAATTATAGTGTAAACAATAGAGTTGAATTGAAATACTATTCTAAAAAAGATTCCAGTTTTAAAAAAATACCAATCATTGAAAATTTTTCCTTTGGTGGGAACTATAATGTTTTTGCAGACTCTTTCAAACTAAGCAACATCAGCGGAGTAGGGAGAAACTCCATTTTTAAAGGACTCACCACGTTCACTTATTCAATAACTGTGGATCCTTATCAAAGAATTTTGGTTGGCAACACCGAGGTAAGAAAGAATGCCTACTTGCTAAATACGGATAAAAAATTGTTCAACGTTGTTTCTGCTTCATTTGGGATTGTTAACTCTGCTACTGTAGGTCAGATTTTCAGACTGCTCGTAAAACAAAAACCGGTTGCGGATGGTCTTCCGTCCTTGGAAAGTATGTTGGAAACTTTCAGCCTCAACCATAATATGCAATACTCATTCGTTAGACAAACGAATGGCAGAGATACCATCAAACTTGACTATAACAGTATAAGCACCTCAGGAAATATTCCCATCACCAAAAATTGGAGTGCGCGAATTGGACAAATTGGCTATGATTTCTTAAGAAAAGCACCCACATATCCTGATTTTGGATTGGTGCGTAACCTGCACTGCTGGACAATGGAATTTCAATATTACCCGCAATCCAGAGCATTTTCTTTTTTCATTGGTGTCAGACCAGGGTCTCTGGATTTCATAAAAATTCCAAACAACCAAAATATTACAGGAGGGCGCTAA
- a CDS encoding N-acetylmuramoyl-L-alanine amidase, translating to MENYVKQAHWASYVLLCGLIQLIPSGIIANNDPKVQIIGRHTIVLDAGHGGKDCGAKGRIAQEKDITLAVARKLSELLSHWMPNTDVLLTREEDKYLELHERTAVANNLRAELFISLHCNANSSPHAHGTETYIMGLHKLKENLEVAKRENLSYNKDPIMTFGHDNDADFIMLCNFQDANHEQSNQLATLCESTFRYKHPGGSRGVRQAGFMVLHQAAMPSVLIEMGFISNPEEEAYLVSESGQNELAEMIADGILAYFMQLDEPKLLTAESNSMPKK from the coding sequence ATGGAAAACTACGTAAAGCAAGCTCATTGGGCTAGCTATGTCCTCTTATGTGGGCTTATTCAGCTCATACCATCAGGGATCATCGCAAATAACGACCCAAAAGTACAAATTATTGGCAGGCATACCATTGTTTTAGATGCCGGGCATGGTGGAAAAGATTGTGGGGCAAAAGGTCGGATTGCGCAAGAAAAAGACATAACATTAGCTGTCGCCAGGAAACTATCAGAATTGTTAAGTCATTGGATGCCTAACACCGATGTTTTGCTTACGAGGGAAGAAGATAAATATCTTGAGTTGCATGAAAGGACAGCAGTGGCCAATAATCTGCGGGCGGAATTGTTTATTTCTCTACACTGTAATGCTAACTCCTCACCACATGCACATGGTACAGAAACCTATATCATGGGATTGCATAAGTTAAAGGAGAACCTGGAGGTTGCGAAGCGGGAGAACTTATCCTACAATAAGGATCCAATCATGACTTTCGGGCATGACAATGATGCAGATTTTATCATGCTTTGTAATTTCCAAGATGCTAACCATGAGCAAAGTAACCAATTGGCAACACTATGTGAATCTACATTTAGGTATAAGCATCCGGGAGGGAGCAGAGGGGTAAGACAGGCCGGATTTATGGTCTTGCACCAGGCTGCCATGCCAAGTGTTCTGATAGAAATGGGCTTTATTTCTAATCCGGAGGAAGAAGCGTACCTGGTTTCTGAAAGTGGTCAAAATGAATTAGCTGAAATGATTGCGGATGGGATCCTGGCCTATTTCATGCAACTTGATGAACCAAAGTTGTTGACTGCTGAAAGCAATTCCATGCCAAAAAAATAA
- a CDS encoding MCE family protein, protein MKISSETKIGLLTAVTLAILIIGYRFLKGSNLFDRSKIYYAVFKDVQMLDASAPVLARGIKVGTVIKVELKSENPDSVVVTLDVKSKIKLPQSCKAVLISTGIIGGKAIELRFDHHCLDDCVPNKSYLNTEVQSLLSGMFPKNEFEEYTKLLSASLDTLFNSTGVKTEFNVAAQDVKATLHNLAKISAQLEAVLSASSNHIQKSLKNVDALTTSLASDSKAISQSLENISVITKQVKESDPGKLVKDVNTTINHLDQTLAEGKKSITQLNQVLSQIEQGKGSLGKLINDPTLYKNLEKTSKNLEYLLQDMRLNPNRYIHISVFGSKNKPYENPVADPVDK, encoded by the coding sequence TTGAAAATTTCATCCGAAACTAAGATTGGTCTACTTACCGCAGTGACTTTGGCAATATTGATCATTGGTTACAGATTTTTAAAAGGAAGCAATCTTTTTGATCGGTCCAAAATTTATTATGCTGTATTTAAGGATGTCCAGATGCTGGATGCCTCGGCACCGGTGTTGGCACGAGGAATTAAAGTTGGAACGGTTATAAAAGTTGAATTAAAATCTGAGAATCCTGATTCTGTTGTGGTCACATTGGATGTTAAGTCCAAAATAAAATTGCCTCAAAGTTGTAAAGCAGTTCTGATTTCTACCGGCATCATTGGAGGCAAGGCAATAGAATTAAGATTTGATCATCATTGTTTGGACGACTGTGTACCAAATAAGTCCTATTTAAACACAGAGGTTCAATCCTTGCTGAGCGGAATGTTTCCTAAGAATGAATTTGAAGAATATACCAAGTTGCTGAGTGCTTCATTAGATACCTTATTCAACTCTACCGGAGTTAAAACGGAATTCAATGTTGCGGCACAGGATGTCAAAGCAACATTACATAATCTTGCCAAGATTTCAGCGCAACTTGAAGCAGTCTTGAGTGCGTCTTCCAATCATATCCAAAAATCTTTAAAAAACGTAGATGCATTGACTACCTCATTGGCATCCGATTCCAAAGCCATATCACAGAGTTTGGAGAATATTTCCGTAATCACAAAACAGGTAAAAGAATCTGATCCCGGTAAATTGGTTAAGGATGTCAATACAACGATCAATCATTTGGATCAAACATTAGCCGAGGGTAAGAAATCTATAACACAGTTGAATCAAGTCCTGTCACAAATTGAACAAGGAAAGGGCAGTTTGGGAAAATTGATCAATGATCCAACATTATACAAGAATCTTGAAAAAACCAGCAAAAACCTTGAGTATTTGTTGCAAGACATGAGGTTAAATCCAAACCGGTATATTCATATTTCGGTTTTTGGTTCTAAAAACAAACCTTATGAAAATCCTGTCGCAGATCCAGTAGATAAATAA
- a CDS encoding homogentisate 1,2-dioxygenase, with product MHYHTLGEIPHKRHTQFRKKDGGLFSEQLFSTEGFSDLYSILYHHNPPTQIVQVDEPFSFAPKTIHDKQLKHRCLKGFNITPEADYLKSRKPVLVNEDCKISLAAPSQSMNSYFFKNADADEVVFIHQGNGVLKSIYGQIRFSYGDYLVIPRGTIYQFHFDDADNRLLIVESAGPITFPTRYRNSFGQLLEHSPFCERDIRKPVDLETHDEKGNFLLYIKKQDNIYPYHYLGHPFDVVGWDGFVYPFALSIHDFEPITGRVHQPPPVHQTFDGRNFVICSFVPRLYDYHPLSIPAPYNHSNIDSDEVLYYVDGDFMSRKHVERGMITLHPGGIPHGPHPGTVEKSIGAKETKELAVMVDTFKPLLMTEFAVGIEDPDYYLSWLTNEEGNGGIKLNNITS from the coding sequence ATGCATTATCATACGCTTGGAGAAATTCCGCACAAAAGACATACCCAATTTAGAAAAAAAGATGGCGGCCTCTTCAGTGAACAACTTTTTTCAACCGAAGGGTTTTCTGACCTGTATTCAATTCTCTATCATCATAATCCCCCAACACAAATAGTCCAGGTGGATGAACCGTTCTCTTTTGCACCAAAAACTATTCACGACAAACAACTTAAACACAGATGTCTTAAGGGATTTAACATTACTCCCGAAGCTGATTATTTAAAAAGCAGAAAACCCGTTTTGGTCAATGAGGATTGTAAGATTAGTCTTGCTGCCCCGTCTCAAAGCATGAATAGTTATTTTTTTAAAAATGCCGATGCAGATGAAGTGGTTTTTATTCATCAGGGCAATGGCGTACTGAAATCAATTTATGGCCAAATTCGCTTTTCTTATGGCGATTATCTGGTAATCCCCAGAGGCACCATTTATCAATTTCATTTCGATGATGCTGATAATCGTCTATTGATAGTAGAATCTGCAGGCCCAATAACTTTTCCAACACGTTACAGGAACAGTTTTGGTCAACTTTTAGAACATTCTCCTTTTTGTGAAAGAGACATTCGCAAACCTGTCGATCTGGAAACGCATGACGAAAAAGGAAATTTTCTTTTATACATAAAAAAACAAGACAACATATATCCATACCACTATCTTGGTCACCCGTTTGATGTGGTAGGTTGGGATGGATTTGTTTACCCGTTTGCCTTGTCCATTCATGACTTTGAACCCATTACTGGGAGGGTACACCAACCCCCACCGGTACATCAGACTTTTGATGGGCGGAATTTCGTCATTTGCTCCTTTGTCCCACGCCTCTATGATTATCACCCACTTTCTATTCCTGCACCTTACAACCACAGCAATATAGACAGCGATGAAGTTCTCTATTACGTGGATGGCGATTTTATGAGCCGTAAACATGTTGAACGCGGAATGATCACTCTGCATCCGGGCGGCATACCTCATGGTCCACATCCCGGTACGGTAGAAAAAAGTATTGGTGCTAAAGAAACAAAAGAATTGGCCGTAATGGTCGATACTTTCAAACCCCTTTTAATGACTGAATTTGCAGTTGGGATTGAAGATCCTGATTACTACTTAAGCTGGCTTACCAATGAGGAAGGTAATGGTGGCATTAAATTGAATAACATAACATCCTGA
- a CDS encoding DNA polymerase/3'-5' exonuclease PolX gives MENKELASLFNEMAGLMELHGENEFRIRTYANAYLNLRKLDVDLSEKTLAELMEIQGIGKTIGEKILEINSKGSFDALEQLRAKTPEGVREMMSIKGIGPKKLKAIWREMEIENPGELLYACKENRLVQYKGFGIKIQEDLIKSLEYFKSNQNSFLGSYALSEADKMEKILRAMNPQLKIILVGELARAHEIVQKISWLIDQEIQMCPEELSIISKDQNEINGLWNGILPVQFILYKEPLDAYALLSHTGGSAAFYSYLELKPSHSTIFDEREYFRSINKSYIPAECRDLDDFSLFKEEELIEEGDIKGVIHNHSTYSDGLYSIAEMAKECIKLGYSYLVVSDHSKSAGYANGLSIERVEMQWREIDQLNIQLAPFKIYKSIESDILSDGSLDYDADLLAGFDLVIASIHSNLKMNEDKAMLRLIRAIENPYTRILGHPTGRLLLSRPGYPVDYKKMIDACISNDVVIELNANPMRLDLDWRWIPYAQDRGAIISINPDAHNLKGIRDIRFGVQAARKGGLKKINCLNFKDLAEFDRWVLAKSQN, from the coding sequence ATGGAAAATAAGGAATTAGCTTCTCTGTTTAATGAAATGGCCGGACTTATGGAGTTGCATGGTGAAAACGAATTTCGTATCAGGACATATGCCAATGCTTATTTGAATTTAAGAAAGCTGGATGTTGATCTTTCCGAAAAGACATTGGCAGAACTCATGGAAATCCAAGGAATTGGAAAAACCATTGGTGAAAAAATACTCGAAATAAATTCAAAAGGGAGTTTTGACGCACTTGAACAATTGAGGGCTAAAACTCCGGAGGGAGTAAGAGAAATGATGAGCATAAAAGGAATCGGACCCAAGAAGCTCAAGGCAATATGGAGGGAGATGGAAATTGAGAATCCGGGAGAATTGCTATATGCATGTAAAGAGAACAGATTAGTACAATACAAGGGCTTTGGTATAAAGATACAAGAAGACTTAATAAAAAGTCTTGAATACTTTAAGTCAAATCAGAATTCATTCTTGGGATCTTATGCCTTAAGTGAGGCTGATAAAATGGAAAAAATTTTGCGAGCAATGAATCCACAGTTAAAAATCATATTGGTGGGTGAACTTGCAAGAGCTCATGAGATCGTCCAAAAAATTAGTTGGTTGATCGATCAGGAAATACAAATGTGTCCGGAGGAGTTATCCATTATTTCAAAAGACCAGAATGAAATAAATGGATTATGGAATGGAATTTTGCCGGTACAGTTTATCCTATATAAAGAGCCTTTAGACGCCTATGCACTATTGTCTCATACCGGAGGATCGGCAGCATTTTATTCTTACCTTGAGTTAAAGCCCAGCCATTCTACAATTTTTGATGAACGAGAATATTTCAGAAGCATCAATAAATCCTATATACCTGCTGAATGCAGAGATCTTGATGATTTCAGCTTATTTAAAGAGGAGGAACTCATTGAGGAAGGGGACATTAAAGGGGTAATTCATAATCACAGCACATACAGCGATGGATTATACAGCATTGCGGAAATGGCGAAAGAGTGCATTAAGTTAGGTTATTCCTATTTAGTAGTTTCCGATCATTCCAAATCTGCAGGTTATGCGAATGGTTTGTCCATCGAACGGGTGGAGATGCAGTGGCGTGAGATTGACCAATTGAACATTCAGTTGGCACCATTTAAAATTTACAAATCCATAGAATCAGACATACTTTCAGATGGTTCCTTAGATTATGATGCTGATTTATTGGCGGGATTTGATTTGGTAATTGCCTCTATACACAGTAATCTAAAGATGAATGAAGACAAGGCAATGCTAAGACTAATAAGAGCCATTGAGAATCCGTATACAAGAATACTTGGCCATCCAACAGGAAGATTGTTATTGTCCAGACCGGGATATCCTGTTGATTATAAGAAGATGATAGATGCATGTATCTCCAATGATGTGGTGATTGAGTTGAATGCCAATCCCATGAGGCTGGATTTAGACTGGCGCTGGATTCCTTATGCCCAGGATAGGGGAGCCATCATTTCGATCAACCCGGATGCGCACAATTTAAAGGGTATAAGAGACATAAGATTTGGTGTGCAAGCGGCAAGGAAAGGTGGGTTAAAAAAAATAAATTGTTTGAATTTCAAGGATTTAGCCGAATTTGATCGGTGGGTTTTGGCAAAATCACAGAATTAA
- a CDS encoding DUF1573 domain-containing protein, translating to MKNQNFLSLAFFAILLSVVACKNDGASNQSATTDPAVAGTVANPGDVANPAGEATPAAPTGPTTTVEYETMVYDFGEVKEGEHVKYAFKFKNTGSEPLVISDAKGSCGCTVPDWPREPIAPGASAEIKIDFDSKGKGSDDGSKQTKRVTVTANTNPAQTYLTISGVVKKDPNAKPATPGTSAN from the coding sequence ATGAAAAATCAGAATTTTTTGAGTTTGGCATTTTTTGCGATACTCCTTTCCGTTGTTGCATGCAAGAATGATGGTGCATCAAACCAAAGTGCGACTACAGATCCTGCTGTTGCCGGAACAGTAGCAAATCCAGGTGATGTTGCCAATCCTGCGGGCGAAGCTACACCAGCTGCTCCAACTGGTCCAACTACCACAGTTGAATATGAGACTATGGTATATGATTTTGGTGAAGTTAAAGAAGGAGAGCATGTAAAATATGCATTCAAATTTAAAAACACAGGTAGCGAGCCATTGGTAATATCCGATGCAAAAGGAAGCTGTGGGTGTACTGTTCCTGATTGGCCAAGAGAGCCTATTGCACCTGGTGCTTCTGCAGAAATTAAAATTGATTTTGATTCTAAAGGAAAAGGTTCTGATGATGGATCAAAGCAAACCAAGAGAGTTACAGTTACAGCTAACACGAATCCTGCTCAAACTTACCTGACTATTTCAGGTGTTGTTAAGAAGGATCCAAACGCTAAACCAGCAACTCCAGGTACATCTGCTAATTAA
- a CDS encoding UbiA family prenyltransferase has translation MKSYFSLVKFSHTVFALPFALIGFFVAVNNHELQPVQYKILALILVCMVTARNAAMAFNRWADRFIDQKNERTALREIPSGAVSSRSAIIFIMINVVLFILSAFFINPLCFYLSPVALFIVFGYSYTKRFSWLCHVFLGLGLSLAPIGAYIAVTSHIALLPLLYGFAVITWVAGFDVLYALQDIEFDRKEKLYSIPSRFGLKKALAISSVLHFVCALCILSCSFILYRDYGLEYWMMTGAAGFIFLLIYQHAIISNNRLDRINLAFFTTNGIASIFLATFTILDFYY, from the coding sequence ATGAAGTCCTATTTTTCTTTAGTAAAATTCAGCCATACGGTTTTTGCTTTACCATTTGCGTTGATTGGTTTTTTTGTTGCAGTGAATAATCATGAGCTTCAACCAGTCCAATATAAAATACTTGCTTTAATATTGGTCTGTATGGTGACGGCAAGAAATGCAGCCATGGCGTTCAACCGATGGGCAGACAGATTTATAGATCAAAAAAATGAACGTACTGCATTAAGAGAAATTCCCAGTGGTGCAGTTAGTTCGAGGTCCGCCATTATTTTTATAATGATCAATGTTGTTTTATTTATACTCAGTGCATTTTTTATCAATCCACTTTGTTTTTATCTTTCCCCGGTAGCTCTATTTATTGTTTTTGGTTATAGTTACACCAAAAGATTTTCCTGGTTATGCCATGTGTTTTTAGGATTAGGACTTTCGTTGGCTCCGATAGGTGCATACATAGCTGTCACTTCACACATAGCTTTACTGCCTTTGCTTTATGGATTTGCGGTGATTACCTGGGTTGCGGGATTTGATGTTCTTTATGCCTTACAGGATATTGAATTTGACCGGAAAGAAAAATTGTATTCTATTCCAAGTCGATTTGGATTAAAGAAGGCCCTTGCAATTTCTTCTGTACTTCATTTCGTCTGTGCCTTATGTATTTTGTCATGTTCTTTTATTCTCTACCGGGATTACGGGTTGGAATATTGGATGATGACAGGAGCAGCGGGATTTATTTTCCTTTTGATTTATCAGCATGCAATTATATCCAACAACAGGCTGGATCGAATCAACCTTGCATTTTTTACGACCAATGGAATTGCCAGTATATTTCTGGCAACCTTTACTATTCTTGATTTTTATTATTGA
- the rdgB gene encoding RdgB/HAM1 family non-canonical purine NTP pyrophosphatase: MKKLVFASANQHKSSEIKSILPKNIELINLTDLNILEDIPETGDTLQANAKIKAEYVHHRTGLDCFAEDTGLEVYCLNNEPGVFSARYAGPQRNSSDNMNLLLHKMQLESNRKARFRTVIALIWRSEIYYFEGIIEGSIANSTSGSKGFGYDPVFIPNGFDQSFAELGEEIKISISHRTIAVNKMLAFLRNQ; the protein is encoded by the coding sequence ATGAAAAAACTTGTATTCGCAAGTGCAAATCAGCATAAAAGCAGCGAAATCAAATCCATCCTGCCAAAAAATATTGAACTGATAAATCTAACGGACCTTAATATTCTGGAAGACATACCTGAGACCGGAGATACCCTGCAAGCTAATGCTAAGATTAAAGCAGAATATGTCCACCATCGCACCGGTTTGGATTGCTTTGCCGAAGATACAGGACTTGAGGTCTATTGTTTGAATAATGAACCTGGAGTTTTTTCAGCAAGATATGCCGGACCTCAAAGAAATTCTTCTGACAACATGAATCTGTTGTTGCATAAAATGCAACTGGAATCAAATCGGAAAGCCAGATTTAGAACTGTAATAGCTTTGATTTGGCGGAGTGAAATATATTATTTTGAAGGAATCATTGAAGGCTCCATTGCAAATAGCACTTCCGGTTCAAAAGGCTTCGGATACGACCCTGTTTTTATTCCTAATGGCTTTGACCAGAGTTTTGCCGAACTGGGTGAAGAAATTAAAATTTCCATCAGTCATCGCACCATTGCGGTGAATAAAATGTTGGCGTTTCTTAGAAATCAATAA
- a CDS encoding branched-chain amino acid aminotransferase produces the protein MHKTIKISKTKESRLAEVDFNNIPFGKVFADHIFVADFDGKEWKNFEICPLHKIPFHPATMAWHYGQAIFEGMKASISDDGVPLLFRPEMHARRLNESAKRMCMPEFPEDIFIEALSQLLIIDKDWIPRDEESALYIRPVMMATDEFVGVKSSETFKLMIMTLPSGPYYSKPVSLLVEEHYVRACDGGVGEAKAAGNYGASLYPTMLAKEKGYDQVMWMDAKEFKYVQEVGTMNIFFVLKDVVLTPNLSGTILKGITRDSLITLMKEKGIKVEERPVSMEEIYAAYKEGLLLEVFGAGTAAVVANVSKIGYKGEDILLNAEHCDLSKYLKSTINGLRKGRLSDTHHWIHPVAEVVAVG, from the coding sequence ATGCATAAGACAATTAAGATTTCCAAAACCAAAGAAAGCAGACTTGCGGAAGTTGATTTCAACAACATTCCATTTGGCAAAGTGTTTGCGGATCATATTTTTGTTGCTGATTTTGATGGAAAAGAGTGGAAAAATTTTGAAATATGTCCTTTGCATAAGATACCATTTCATCCTGCTACGATGGCCTGGCATTATGGTCAAGCGATTTTTGAAGGCATGAAAGCAAGTATTTCAGATGATGGAGTTCCCCTTTTATTCAGGCCGGAGATGCATGCCAGAAGATTAAATGAGTCGGCAAAACGAATGTGCATGCCTGAATTTCCTGAGGATATATTTATAGAAGCTTTAAGCCAATTGTTGATCATCGATAAGGATTGGATTCCGAGAGATGAGGAGAGTGCCTTGTATATAAGACCTGTTATGATGGCAACGGATGAATTTGTTGGGGTTAAATCTTCTGAAACATTTAAACTAATGATCATGACCTTGCCTTCTGGTCCATATTACAGCAAGCCGGTTAGTTTGTTGGTAGAAGAGCATTATGTCAGAGCCTGTGATGGTGGGGTAGGAGAAGCGAAGGCAGCAGGAAACTATGGTGCAAGTCTTTATCCAACCATGTTAGCCAAGGAAAAAGGCTATGATCAGGTTATGTGGATGGATGCGAAAGAGTTCAAGTATGTTCAGGAAGTGGGTACCATGAATATCTTTTTTGTTTTAAAAGATGTAGTATTGACACCGAATCTAAGCGGTACGATTTTGAAGGGTATAACCCGAGACAGCCTTATCACATTAATGAAAGAAAAAGGGATTAAGGTAGAGGAAAGACCTGTCAGTATGGAAGAAATTTATGCTGCATACAAAGAAGGATTGTTGCTTGAGGTATTTGGTGCGGGTACTGCGGCTGTTGTTGCCAATGTTTCCAAAATTGGATATAAAGGTGAGGACATCCTTCTGAATGCGGAACACTGTGATCTTTCAAAATACCTTAAATCTACCATTAATGGTTTAAGGAAAGGTCGATTATCAGATACACATCACTGGATTCATCCAGTGGCGGAGGTTGTAGCTGTTGGTTAA